The Candidatus Poribacteria bacterium sequence TTAGCAGCAACGCACCGAGTGTTTTCCCCTCGGCATTACAATACGCTAATAAGACATCGCCAACTTTTTCGGTTTCACCTTCAAACGGACTCAAAATCGCTGAAAAACTGGGATATTCGCGCGCCAACACCCGATTGACTTCTGGGGGAGAATGACTCAATCCAACAACGAAATCGGACCGTTCTTGAATTTCAGAGAGAAGGGAACTGAGTTTCTCAGAGACAGACGCTATTTCCGCTGGGTCCTTAAAGTCCAATGCGACCAGAGCGATCCGTTTCTCTTCAACTGTTTCTACCAAATACGAGTCAGAATCTTCGGTTAAATCCGAATCTAAAAATGTAAAAGATAGGTCAGCTTTCCTATTTTGAATAATCTCCGTCTCGGTATCAAATGGAAAAAACGCATCATACCCCATCATTTCCATCGCTGTAAAAGCGGTTTGCACGCGATGCTGGTCTCGTTTATGAACCTCATTGTTAGTTGAAACGGCATCGGATTCAAAGGAATGCGATTTCATGGTTGGGAGTTGAGAAGGTTGAACACCGCCGAGATCCACGAGCAGCGGAGAGAATCCGTTTTGTCGAATATCGGATATCGCTTTTGCCCGTCTCGGTAGTCCACCCGATTGCCCAATGAAGCAACCGCACGGCTCCAGCTGCGCTTGCGTGTTCCCCGTGAAGAAAAGCAGTGGCGTACTGTCCGGTGACATCTGCTTCAATTGAGGCAGATAATCCGTCAAAGATGTCGCATGAATCTGAGAAGCGAATTGTTTCGTCTCTCTAATATGTTGTAACCTTTTCGCTTCACTCCATTGTTGATAAACAAACGGCCCTACAACAACAACTGTCAGAATCAGCGTCAGTAATATGTATTTTCTCAAAAAAACCTCTGTGTTTCTAAATAGGTGTTAGCTTCTGGGTTAGTTCTTCGGTTCACCTTTGACTCCACCCCAGCGTGTCAGCAGTTTACCTGTTGCCTCAACAGCACGAAAACCAGTATCAAAGACGAGAACGTCTGGAAAAAATTCCCACCCTTCTCCAACACCGCCGAAAACATAAATCTTGCCGTTGACCGCCACTGCACCAAAAGGGCGCATGGGCACGGGCAAGGATGGAATATCGCGCCATGTCTCTGTCCGTGGATGATACACATCCACTGTCGCTAAATACTGACGAGGTATGTGTAGCCCAGGGACACCTCCAATCAGATAAATTTCATCTCCAATAACAATTGTCGAGAACCCAAATTTGGCAGCTAACATATCCTGTTTCTTTTCCCATTGATGATTTATGGGGTCGTATGCCTCAATGACCGTTAGGATCTGCCGCCCCGCGGCTGCGGGTGGCCATCCGCCAATGACATAAAGACTGTTGTTGACGACAGCCACATTATCTGGGTCGCGGCGAGTCGGCATGTCCGGTGCTTTCCCCCACATATCCGTCGCCGGATTATAGACATCAACCCGGGACATCGCTACTTCATGCTCCGCGCCGACCCCCGTTGAACCGCCAATGAGATAGACCCTTCCAGCAATCACACCCAGATCAAAGCCGATACGAGAAACTGGCATGTTTCCTTTCTTGATCCATCTATTCGTCTTCGGATTGTATGCCTCTACGTGACGGATAAGTTTCATATTCCAAATTTTGTTATCTTTCGCATTATACCCTCCAAAGACATAGATAATCCCGTCGACTACCGCAGATCTCATACCATGGCGGGGCGTTGGCATGTCTGCGCGTCGCCGCCACCTATTGGTTTGTGGATCATACTCATCAACGGTTGAAAGTCCAAAAGGTCCAGGAACTATTGGAGGAAGTGCCCTCACGTCTTCATTGAGGCTGCCACCGATAAGATACACTTTATTATCCACAACGGCTGTGGCGAAATTCACTCTCTCCGTCGGGAGCTGAGTGACGAGTTCCCAATCCGCTGCCGCAAAAGACAATATTAGCATCTGCAAAAGAATGAACGCAACGCAGCCAATAATGATACTTGTTTTAGAGTTAAATACGCTTAACATTGATTATTCCTCCGTGCTTAGTGGTTATCAAGTACATTCTTAGCCTACAGCGATTGGTAGACAGTTATTTTCTTTCGTCTTTAACATTGCTTACACGGACACAGATTTTTTGACGTATCACAAACTTATCGAAAGCCGAGAACTGCTTACCAATCATTGTGCTTTGACTTTCAGTGGGGTACCAGTCTTCGCGCCATTTTTACCTTCCAGATGATAGGCGTTGCCTGATGCGTCTGAGAATTTCGTTGTTCCCCCCGGTTCATCAAAATGCCACAACGCGACGGTCTTCGCGTCATTCTTGAACTTGTCGCGCGGCGTGAAACCTTCTTTAGCAACATCGTAACGCGCCACCGTCGAGATGCGGACCTCATCAATATATCCCGCAAAAGCACCCCAAAAGTGAGTGTGACGCGTGGAACCAATTTTCTCTCCAAAGCCCCCAAGTGTAAAATCCTTTGGACGCTCGAGGCTTGAGAGATCGTGTGCAAGCGTTATGCTTTGCGAGGAGATGTGTGCGACATCGTTGACAATTGTTGTTGTCTGACCCTCCTTCGCCTGAAAAGCGATGTGATGCCATTGGTTTGGTGAAAGGACTACCGGGTGGTAGGATGTCCCCACAACCCTTTTCTTCATTATAATATGTGCTTGCATTCTTAGGAATAAATCTCCCTTCTGCCACTTGAGTTTCTTCCTTACGTTCTCCCACCCATCATGGACATCGTTGACCACATCCATCTTGACTTGTTGGCTGAGAATCATTGCGTGTATATCATCAGCAGGCGGTGTGGTCGGATATATCCACGCTTCTATCGTGAATTCGTCCGTGCCTTCCGGTAAAAGTGTGCCGAATGTTTCAAAATCCAAAACGGCGTAGTCATCGACCCCGTCAAGTGCTAAATAGTTTCCACTAGCCGGTGAAGGGGGTGGAAGTGCTTTCACACTCAACGGGATGAATGTAAGCAAAAAGAGGCAGGTCAGGATGTGTCGGTTTCTCATTTTTGTCTTCTTCCTCGTCGGCAAAGCAAGCATTCGACATAAGGACGTTCAGTTATTTCTGTATTGCCCACTATAAAAGCAAGGACTTATACAAAAACGATTGGACGTAACTGATAAGTCCTCGCTTATATGGAACACGTAAAGGCTTACCGCGCTAGCAGCACCAGTGCTCCAGATGACCGCCTTGATTGGTACCGGAGCAACAACCGGTCCACTCGTCTGTGGAACAATAACCATCCCCACATGAGATTGTGTCACATGCGAGTGCATCGGGTGTGAGCATCAGTGACGCAAGAATCGCTCCCGCTGCGACAGTACCAGCAGCTAAAGCGTTTTTGTGGGCAACATGCCCATCTTCTTTGACGAAGAAGTCGCTGAGACGTTGCTTCGTCAGTTGGACTACATGAGTCTGCATTAGAGTTTATCTCCTTTCATCATATTTGAAAAACGGTAATGCTTTAACCTTATAATGCGTAAAACATTTTAAACATGGGTAAACAGCTCCGTTTAAAATTTAAGACACCTTTTTGCAGGAGAAAGGGTGCATAAATGCCAAAAGATCTGTGTTTACGCTCAAAAAAAATTGTAAGAGCGAACCTTAGGTTCGTCCCTTTCGTATTTAAGATGTCGTTACGAACAGCCAATCTTATCGCCTATAAACCTCGTTATAGCTGATAGGTAAGCTGAATGGATTTAGTTCTCCTCTTTTATCAGTTTATGGGCTCTTGGAGCCTCGGAATTAATTCCTAAACAAGCGGCATAATCTTGAGAATGCGCGGACAGAATATTCTATTTAACATTAAAATATAAACGACTTCAGTGAGTTGCGCGTTTGTAAGAAATTTTTTATCAAGAACGCGCTTCCTCACCGAAGTATCCATTACCGAGGTGTCGATTTCAAAAGTCGAGTATTCTTCTCATAGATATCTTGTATCCCATATCGGTCTTGAATGTTTTTCGCTTCGTAAACCGGCACGGGTGTATGTTTTTCCCCTAAGATGTCAGCGATGCTTTGTGCCCATATCTCAACTTCATCAAGCCACCGGAGCGGGGTACCGAGCGCGACGAAGGCAGGCACTTCGCTGATATCTACATCATGTATAAAATGAGCGATAAGGGGGTGTGGCGCGGATGGCAGCGTGTTAAAGGGTTTCGCGTATCGTTGTCGTCCGCGAGCACCCCCGATTTCATAAGGGATCCACGGGGAATCCAATGTTCCTGGGCCGATAACACCTAATAGAGCAGAAGAGACATCTAATCCCTGCTCAATGCACAGAGCGGTTTTGACA is a genomic window containing:
- a CDS encoding LamG domain-containing protein, whose product is MRNRHILTCLFLLTFIPLSVKALPPPSPASGNYLALDGVDDYAVLDFETFGTLLPEGTDEFTIEAWIYPTTPPADDIHAMILSQQVKMDVVNDVHDGWENVRKKLKWQKGDLFLRMQAHIIMKKRVVGTSYHPVVLSPNQWHHIAFQAKEGQTTTIVNDVAHISSQSITLAHDLSSLERPKDFTLGGFGEKIGSTRHTHFWGAFAGYIDEVRISTVARYDVAKEGFTPRDKFKNDAKTVALWHFDEPGGTTKFSDASGNAYHLEGKNGAKTGTPLKVKAQ